Proteins from one Deltaproteobacteria bacterium genomic window:
- a CDS encoding OsmC family protein, with protein sequence MASFMDIRIERAEMSVRGEFDQKGKFGLSDVPSACTRLVYRLDLQSPDSQERIVEFTEALERSCYATNTLRRPVEVVPELTLNGVDIPLG encoded by the coding sequence TTGGCGTCATTCATGGACATCCGCATCGAGCGCGCCGAGATGTCGGTGCGCGGCGAGTTCGACCAGAAGGGCAAGTTCGGGCTGTCGGACGTGCCGTCGGCGTGCACCCGGCTCGTGTACCGTCTCGATCTGCAAAGCCCGGACAGCCAGGAGCGTATCGTCGAGTTCACCGAGGCGCTGGAACGTTCCTGCTACGCCACCAACACCCTGCGGCGCCCGGTGGAGGTGGTGCCGGAGCTGACCCTCAACGGCGTGGACATACCGCTGGGGTAG